In a single window of the Delftia tsuruhatensis genome:
- the fdxH gene encoding formate dehydrogenase subunit beta, protein MSSTMSLDIKRRSATTTPAPSARETHSGEVAKLIDVSKCIGCKACQTACMEWNDLRDEIGTCAAGVYDNPTDLTDQSWTVMRFAEYENEATGNLEWLIRKDGCMHCEDPGCLKACPSPGAIVQYSNGIVDFQQDQCVGCGYCVTGCPFNIPRISKKDHKAYKCTLCSDRVAVGREPACVKTCPTGAIMFGTKEAMKDQAEHRIGDLKRRGYAQAGLYDPAGVGGTHVMYVLHHADKPSLYKGLPDDPKISPMVSLWKGVAKPLAMAALGAAAVGSLFHYITKGPNDVSKELEDEMDRKDQAAEQEARR, encoded by the coding sequence ATGTCATCAACCATGTCTCTCGATATCAAGCGTCGCTCGGCCACGACGACGCCTGCTCCCAGTGCGCGCGAGACGCACAGCGGCGAGGTGGCCAAGCTCATCGATGTCTCCAAGTGCATCGGGTGCAAGGCCTGCCAGACCGCCTGCATGGAGTGGAACGACCTGCGCGACGAGATCGGCACCTGCGCGGCCGGCGTCTATGACAACCCGACCGATCTGACCGACCAGTCGTGGACCGTCATGCGCTTTGCCGAGTACGAGAACGAAGCGACCGGCAACCTGGAGTGGCTGATCCGCAAGGACGGCTGCATGCACTGCGAGGACCCGGGCTGCCTGAAGGCCTGCCCCTCGCCGGGCGCCATCGTGCAGTACAGCAACGGCATCGTGGACTTCCAGCAGGACCAGTGCGTGGGCTGCGGCTACTGCGTCACGGGCTGCCCGTTCAACATCCCGCGCATCTCCAAGAAGGACCACAAGGCCTACAAGTGCACGCTGTGCTCGGACCGCGTGGCCGTCGGCCGCGAGCCGGCCTGCGTCAAGACCTGCCCCACGGGTGCCATCATGTTCGGCACCAAGGAGGCGATGAAGGACCAGGCCGAGCACCGCATAGGCGACCTCAAGCGCCGAGGCTATGCCCAGGCCGGCCTGTACGACCCCGCCGGCGTGGGCGGCACCCACGTGATGTATGTGCTGCACCACGCGGACAAGCCCTCGCTGTACAAGGGCCTGCCCGACGACCCGAAGATCAGCCCCATGGTGTCTCTGTGGAAGGGCGTGGCCAAGCCGCTGGCCATGGCCGCGCTGGGCGCCGCTGCCGTCGGCAGCCTGTTCCACTACATCACCAAGGGCCCGAACGACGTGTCCAAGGAGCTCGAAGACGAAATGGACCGCAAGGACCAGGCTGCTGAACAGGAGGCCCGCCGATGA
- a CDS encoding AI-2E family transporter, with translation MNLLPLHKRTFMLLLIAATIGFAAVLWEFMGAIFWGIALAILFSPLHRRLLARMPRRTNLAALSTLVLCLVVAILPLALIGASLVREASVIYERVNSGNLDAGTYLQQIMDALPSWVTPWLERLHLGSLAELQDKLSSIAMQASKLAATKALGIGQNTFGFLVGFCVMLYLLFFLLRDGRDLAQRIRMAIPLQADHKAELSSKFTTVIRATVKGNLAVAAAQGALGGLIFWILGIQGPVLWGVVMAFLSLLPAVGAGLIWAPVAIYFLATGAVGKGVILIAYGVLVIGLVDNVLRPLLVGKDTKMPDYIVLISTLGGMALFGLTGFVIGPVIAALFMAIWDMFTRMQQQDEARRRQLVDMGTAPTERQLSDNEPSEDSKGR, from the coding sequence ATGAACCTGCTGCCTCTACACAAACGCACTTTCATGCTGCTGCTGATCGCGGCGACCATAGGCTTCGCCGCCGTGCTCTGGGAGTTCATGGGGGCCATCTTCTGGGGCATTGCGCTGGCCATCCTGTTCTCGCCGCTGCACCGACGCCTGCTGGCGCGCATGCCGCGGCGCACCAACCTGGCGGCCCTGTCCACGCTGGTGCTGTGCCTGGTGGTCGCCATTCTGCCGCTGGCGCTGATCGGCGCCTCGCTGGTGCGCGAGGCTTCCGTGATCTATGAGCGCGTCAACAGCGGCAACCTCGATGCCGGCACCTACCTGCAGCAGATCATGGATGCCCTGCCCTCCTGGGTCACGCCCTGGCTGGAGCGCCTGCACCTGGGCTCGCTGGCCGAGCTGCAGGACAAGCTGTCCAGCATCGCCATGCAGGCCTCCAAGCTTGCCGCCACCAAAGCGCTGGGCATAGGACAGAACACCTTCGGCTTCCTGGTGGGCTTCTGCGTGATGCTCTACCTGCTGTTCTTCCTGCTGCGCGACGGCCGGGACCTGGCCCAGCGCATCCGCATGGCCATCCCCTTGCAGGCGGACCACAAGGCCGAGCTGTCGAGCAAGTTCACCACCGTGATCCGCGCCACTGTCAAGGGCAACCTGGCGGTGGCCGCCGCGCAGGGAGCACTGGGCGGTCTGATCTTCTGGATACTCGGGATCCAGGGTCCCGTGCTCTGGGGCGTGGTCATGGCCTTCCTGTCGCTGCTTCCCGCCGTGGGGGCCGGGCTGATCTGGGCGCCCGTGGCCATCTACTTCCTGGCCACGGGCGCCGTGGGCAAGGGCGTGATCCTGATCGCCTACGGTGTACTGGTGATCGGCCTGGTGGACAACGTGCTGCGTCCGCTGCTGGTGGGCAAGGACACCAAGATGCCCGACTACATCGTGCTGATCTCGACGCTGGGCGGCATGGCTCTCTTCGGGCTGACCGGATTTGTGATAGGCCCCGTGATCGCGGCGCTGTTCATGGCCATCTGGGATATGTTCACACGCATGCAACAGCAGGACGAAGCAAGGCGCCGCCAACTGGTGGACATGGGCACCGCGCCTACTGAACGTCAGCTATCGGACAATGAGCCATCGGAGGACTCAAAAGGCCGCTGA
- the fdhE gene encoding formate dehydrogenase accessory protein FdhE, whose amino-acid sequence MQRILQPGDIESLDHTSFPRVLLPQVPGLFGERAARLRQLAEGNPIADYLRFVAQIVDAQHKAAGQLALAEPDAALIARAQQHSMPLLPALEHIDPAWHGVLDAMLDTLSGSDGLPAPLQPLLQELRALDAAGRDEIASRLLQKDVAARHVGMAPFVMAALQVVFAKRASGLDARDVPYTDPASICPVCASEPVASVLRIGGKAAGHRYLHCGTCCTEWHMVRVKCSHCESTKGIHYQGIDGAGDVVLAETCDECGSYRKVVNQEKHPMAEPLADDLASLMLDLLMGETKFQRASANPLLYVAFAEEQDGEADALIDPATPAD is encoded by the coding sequence ATGCAACGCATTCTTCAACCTGGCGATATCGAGTCGCTGGACCACACCAGTTTTCCGCGCGTGCTGCTGCCTCAGGTGCCGGGGCTGTTCGGCGAGCGCGCGGCGCGGCTGCGGCAGTTGGCCGAGGGCAATCCGATCGCCGACTACCTGCGCTTCGTCGCGCAGATCGTGGACGCGCAGCACAAGGCGGCCGGGCAGCTGGCGCTGGCCGAGCCCGATGCCGCGCTGATCGCGCGCGCGCAGCAGCATTCCATGCCGCTGCTGCCGGCCCTGGAGCACATCGACCCCGCCTGGCATGGCGTGCTCGACGCCATGCTGGACACGCTCTCGGGCAGCGACGGCCTGCCCGCGCCTTTGCAGCCGCTGCTGCAGGAGCTGCGCGCGCTGGATGCGGCCGGGCGTGACGAGATCGCCTCGCGCCTGCTGCAAAAGGACGTGGCGGCCCGCCATGTGGGCATGGCGCCCTTCGTGATGGCGGCGCTGCAGGTGGTGTTCGCCAAGCGCGCCAGCGGCCTGGATGCGCGCGACGTGCCGTACACCGATCCGGCATCCATCTGCCCCGTCTGCGCCAGCGAGCCCGTGGCCAGCGTGCTGCGCATCGGCGGCAAGGCCGCCGGCCACCGCTACCTGCACTGCGGCACCTGCTGCACGGAATGGCATATGGTGCGCGTCAAGTGCTCGCACTGCGAATCGACCAAGGGCATCCACTACCAGGGCATCGACGGCGCGGGCGACGTCGTGCTGGCCGAGACCTGCGACGAGTGCGGCAGCTACCGCAAGGTCGTCAACCAGGAAAAGCACCCCATGGCCGAGCCCCTGGCCGACGATCTGGCCTCGCTGATGCTGGACCTGCTGATGGGCGAGACGAAGTTCCAGCGCGCCAGCGCCAATCCCCTGCTCTATGTGGCCTTCGCCGAAGAGCAGGACGGGGAGGCCGACGCGCTGATCGACCCCGCCACGCCCGCCGACTGA
- the fdnG gene encoding formate dehydrogenase-N subunit alpha, producing the protein MVQFSRRQFMKVTGSTLAGSSLALMGFSPTAALAEVRQFKLAATTVTRQTCTYCSVGCGILMYSLSDGAKNAKLSVIHVEGDPDHPVNRGTLCPKGASLLDFVHSPHRLKYPEYRAPGSSEWKRMSWDEALTRITRLLKEDRDANFVEKDDKGQTVNRWLTTGMLAASASSNEAGYVTHKVARSWGLLALDNQARVUHGPTVAGLAPTFGRGAMTNHWVDIKNADVILIMGGNAAEAHPCGFKWVTEAKEHNGAYFMVVDPRFNRSASVADFYAPIRSGSDIVFLGGVINYLLTNDRIHHEYVRNYTDFTYIVKEEFAFDEGIFSGYDPQTRKYDKSSWDYELDADGYVKVDATLQHPRCVYQWLKRHYASYTPEKVESVCGTPKDKFLHVCEKLASTAEAGRAATILYALGWTQHTTGAQILRTGAMVQLLLGNIGIAGGGMNALRGHSNIQGLTDLGILSASLPGYLTLPNEGEQDYQKYIAARTPKAMRPGQMNYWSNTPKFHVSLMKAWWGPAATAENNWAFDYLPKLDRQYDMLQVFDLMAQGKINGYIAQGFNPLAALANSNNVREGLKKLKFLVIMDPLVTETSEFWKNHGEFNDVDSASIQTEVFRLPTTCFAEEDGAVVSSSRVLQWHWKAAEPPGEAKTDIAIMSALHLRLKQAYEKEGGKFHEPITKLWWPYAHADHPTSEEIAKEYNGRALVDLYDPKDPTKLIRKAGEQLGGFGELRDDGTTISGCWIWAGCWTSSGNQMARRDNSDPTGIGNTLNWAWAWPANRRVLYNRASCDRNGQPFNPHRALIRWNGKSWGGADVPDMGPTMPPETTDPFIMNPEGVARFFARKGMNEGPLPTHYEAFDNPLGYNPMYPENKLAVINPAARIFDSVKDSAGSPSEYPHVGTTYRLTEHFHYWTKHVQLNNIVQPEQFVEIGEALAKELGIETGQHVKVSSKRGFVKAAAVVTKRIKPMKIDGKTIHHVGVPIHWGFSSTGRKGYMANNLTASVGDGNSLTPESKTFLVKVEKV; encoded by the coding sequence ATGGTCCAATTCTCCAGACGCCAGTTCATGAAAGTGACTGGTTCGACTCTGGCCGGATCCAGCCTGGCGTTGATGGGCTTCTCGCCCACGGCTGCCCTGGCTGAAGTGCGCCAGTTCAAGCTGGCCGCCACCACGGTCACCCGTCAGACCTGCACCTACTGCTCGGTGGGTTGCGGCATCCTGATGTACTCGCTGAGCGACGGCGCCAAGAACGCCAAGCTGTCGGTGATCCACGTCGAAGGCGATCCAGACCATCCCGTGAACCGCGGCACGCTGTGCCCCAAGGGCGCCTCGCTGCTGGACTTCGTCCACAGCCCGCACCGCCTCAAGTATCCCGAGTACCGTGCGCCCGGCTCCTCCGAATGGAAGCGCATGTCCTGGGACGAGGCGCTGACGCGCATCACCAGGCTGCTCAAGGAAGACCGCGACGCCAACTTCGTCGAGAAGGACGACAAGGGCCAGACGGTGAACCGCTGGCTGACCACCGGCATGCTGGCCGCATCCGCCTCCAGCAACGAGGCCGGCTACGTCACGCACAAGGTGGCCCGTTCCTGGGGCCTGCTCGCACTCGATAACCAAGCACGTGTCTGACACGGCCCGACGGTGGCAGGTCTTGCCCCGACGTTTGGCCGTGGAGCGATGACGAACCATTGGGTCGACATCAAGAACGCGGACGTTATCCTGATCATGGGCGGCAATGCCGCTGAAGCACACCCCTGCGGTTTCAAGTGGGTGACCGAAGCGAAGGAGCACAACGGTGCCTACTTCATGGTGGTCGATCCGCGCTTCAACCGCTCCGCCTCCGTGGCCGATTTCTACGCCCCCATCCGGTCGGGCTCGGACATCGTGTTCCTGGGGGGCGTGATCAACTATCTGCTGACGAACGACAGGATCCATCACGAGTACGTGAGGAACTACACCGACTTCACCTACATCGTGAAGGAGGAGTTCGCGTTCGACGAAGGCATCTTCTCGGGCTACGACCCGCAGACCCGCAAGTACGACAAGTCCAGCTGGGACTACGAACTCGATGCCGATGGCTACGTCAAGGTCGATGCCACGCTGCAACACCCGCGCTGCGTCTACCAGTGGCTCAAGCGCCACTACGCCAGCTACACGCCCGAGAAGGTAGAAAGCGTCTGCGGCACGCCCAAGGACAAGTTCCTGCACGTGTGCGAGAAGCTGGCCTCGACGGCAGAGGCAGGGCGCGCCGCGACCATCCTGTATGCCCTGGGCTGGACACAGCACACCACGGGCGCGCAGATCCTGCGCACGGGCGCCATGGTGCAGCTGCTGCTGGGCAACATCGGTATCGCCGGTGGCGGCATGAACGCACTGCGCGGACACTCCAACATCCAGGGCCTGACGGACCTGGGCATCCTGTCCGCATCGCTACCCGGCTACCTGACCCTGCCCAACGAGGGTGAGCAGGACTACCAGAAGTACATCGCCGCGCGCACGCCCAAGGCCATGCGCCCGGGCCAGATGAACTACTGGTCGAACACGCCCAAGTTCCATGTGAGCCTGATGAAGGCCTGGTGGGGACCTGCGGCCACGGCGGAGAACAACTGGGCCTTCGACTACCTGCCAAAGCTGGACAGGCAGTACGACATGCTGCAGGTGTTCGACCTCATGGCCCAGGGCAAGATCAACGGCTACATCGCCCAGGGCTTCAACCCGCTGGCGGCGCTGGCGAACAGCAACAACGTCCGCGAAGGCCTGAAGAAACTCAAGTTCCTGGTCATCATGGACCCGCTGGTCACCGAGACCTCCGAGTTCTGGAAGAACCATGGCGAGTTCAACGACGTGGACTCGGCCTCCATCCAGACCGAGGTGTTCCGCCTGCCCACGACCTGCTTTGCCGAGGAAGACGGCGCCGTCGTCAGCTCCTCGCGCGTGCTGCAGTGGCACTGGAAGGCGGCCGAGCCCCCGGGCGAGGCCAAGACCGACATCGCCATCATGTCGGCCCTGCACCTGCGCCTGAAGCAGGCCTACGAGAAGGAAGGCGGCAAGTTCCACGAGCCCATCACCAAGCTGTGGTGGCCCTACGCCCATGCCGACCATCCGACCTCTGAAGAGATCGCCAAGGAGTACAACGGCCGCGCCCTGGTGGACCTGTACGACCCCAAGGACCCGACCAAGCTCATCCGCAAGGCCGGCGAGCAGTTGGGGGGCTTCGGCGAGCTGCGCGACGACGGCACGACCATCAGCGGCTGCTGGATCTGGGCCGGCTGCTGGACCTCGTCCGGCAACCAGATGGCCCGGCGCGACAACAGCGACCCCACGGGCATCGGCAACACGCTGAACTGGGCCTGGGCCTGGCCAGCCAACCGCCGAGTGCTGTACAACCGAGCATCCTGCGACCGCAACGGCCAGCCGTTCAACCCGCACCGCGCGCTGATCCGCTGGAACGGCAAGAGCTGGGGCGGTGCCGACGTGCCCGACATGGGCCCGACCATGCCGCCCGAGACCACGGACCCGTTCATCATGAACCCCGAGGGCGTGGCGCGCTTCTTCGCCCGCAAGGGCATGAACGAAGGGCCCTTGCCCACCCACTACGAGGCCTTCGACAACCCGCTGGGATACAACCCCATGTATCCCGAAAACAAGCTGGCTGTCATCAACCCGGCCGCGCGCATCTTCGACTCCGTCAAGGATTCGGCGGGCTCGCCCAGCGAGTACCCGCACGTGGGCACGACCTACCGCCTGACCGAGCATTTCCACTACTGGACCAAGCACGTGCAGCTGAACAACATCGTCCAGCCCGAGCAGTTCGTGGAAATCGGCGAGGCGCTGGCCAAGGAGCTGGGCATCGAGACCGGACAGCACGTCAAGGTCAGTTCCAAGCGCGGCTTCGTCAAGGCGGCAGCCGTGGTGACCAAGCGCATCAAGCCGATGAAGATCGATGGCAAGACCATCCACCACGTGGGCGTGCCCATCCACTGGGGCTTTTCGTCGACGGGCCGCAAGGGCTACATGGCCAACAACCTGACGGCATCGGTGGGCGATGGCAACAGCCTTACCCCGGAATCCAAGACCTTCCTCGTGAAGGTGGAAAAGGTTTAA
- a CDS encoding formate dehydrogenase subunit gamma, with amino-acid sequence MKRNPRDLVRYNASERANHWVVGICFILLALSGLAFFHPAFFPLTQLFGGGPWTRILHPYIGVVMALFFVVMALRFWRLNVIERRDIEWLKNVDKMIDGDDHDMPEQGKYNGGQKVLFWGLVVGMLAITVTGVLMWRAWWTPPILVIRVASVVHAIAAVWMIGLIIMHVYAAIWTRGTIRAMLYGTVTRAWAKQHHRGWYRKMTGDND; translated from the coding sequence ATGAAACGCAACCCACGCGACCTCGTGCGCTACAACGCCTCGGAGCGTGCCAACCACTGGGTGGTGGGCATCTGCTTCATCCTGCTGGCGCTGTCGGGCCTGGCCTTCTTCCATCCGGCCTTCTTCCCGCTCACGCAGCTGTTCGGCGGCGGACCCTGGACGCGCATCCTGCACCCCTACATCGGGGTGGTCATGGCGCTGTTCTTCGTCGTCATGGCGCTGCGTTTCTGGCGCCTGAACGTGATCGAGCGCCGCGACATCGAGTGGCTCAAGAACGTCGACAAGATGATCGACGGCGACGACCACGACATGCCCGAGCAGGGCAAGTACAACGGCGGCCAGAAAGTGCTGTTCTGGGGCCTGGTCGTCGGCATGCTGGCCATCACGGTCACGGGCGTGCTGATGTGGCGCGCCTGGTGGACGCCGCCCATCCTCGTGATCCGCGTCGCGTCGGTGGTGCATGCCATCGCGGCCGTGTGGATGATCGGCCTGATCATCATGCACGTGTACGCGGCCATCTGGACCCGGGGCACCATCCGCGCCATGCTCTACGGCACGGTGACGCGGGCCTGGGCCAAGCAGCACCATCGGGGCTGGTATCGCAAGATGACCGGGGACAACGACTAA